One segment of Streptomyces sp. NBC_01463 DNA contains the following:
- a CDS encoding galactose mutarotase, with protein METGSGTVTRTEHFGTLGDGAEVHRWTLERGGTRVRVLTYGGVVQSVEVPDRDGARAGVALGLPDLASYLQYTGPYFGALVGRFANRIGGAAFTLDGRTHHVTRNEGRNHVHGGARGFDKRVWEARGIADGVELSLVAADGEEGFPGRLELSVAYTLDEDGALRIAYRATTDAPTVLNLTNHTYWNLAGAESGSALGQRLRIAAGRITPADAESLPTGEFLPVDGTRFDFREPRPVSKEYDHNFVLDEGVAGPVAELYDEVSGRVLTVSTTEPGMQLYTADHFDGRPFGPCAGIALETQHFPDSPNRPEFPSTVLRPGQEYVSTTVYGFSAR; from the coding sequence ATGGAGACGGGTTCGGGCACGGTCACGCGTACGGAGCACTTCGGCACGCTCGGGGACGGTGCCGAGGTGCACCGCTGGACGCTGGAGCGCGGCGGTACGCGGGTGCGCGTCCTGACGTACGGCGGCGTCGTGCAGTCGGTCGAGGTGCCGGACCGGGACGGTGCGCGGGCCGGGGTGGCGCTCGGGCTGCCGGATCTCGCCTCGTACCTCCAGTACACCGGCCCGTACTTCGGCGCGCTGGTCGGGCGGTTCGCGAACCGGATCGGCGGCGCGGCGTTCACCCTCGACGGGCGGACGCACCACGTCACGCGCAACGAGGGCCGCAACCATGTGCACGGCGGGGCCCGCGGCTTCGACAAGCGTGTGTGGGAGGCCCGCGGGATCGCGGACGGCGTGGAGCTGTCCCTGGTCGCCGCGGACGGCGAGGAGGGCTTCCCGGGGCGGCTTGAGCTGTCGGTGGCGTACACCCTGGACGAGGACGGGGCGCTGCGGATCGCGTACCGGGCGACGACGGACGCGCCGACCGTGCTGAACCTGACGAACCACACGTACTGGAACCTGGCGGGCGCCGAGTCCGGCAGTGCGCTGGGTCAGCGGCTGCGGATCGCGGCCGGGCGGATCACCCCGGCGGACGCGGAGTCGCTGCCGACGGGTGAGTTCCTGCCGGTGGACGGGACCCGGTTCGACTTCCGGGAGCCGCGGCCGGTCTCCAAGGAGTACGACCACAACTTCGTGCTCGACGAGGGCGTGGCGGGTCCGGTGGCCGAGCTGTACGACGAGGTGTCGGGGCGCGTCCTGACCGTCTCGACGACGGAGCCGGGCATGCAGCTGTACACGGCGGACCACTTCGACGGGCGGCCCTTCGGTCCGTGCGCCGGGATCGCGCTGGAGACCCAGCACTTCCCGGACTCGCCGAACCGGCCGGAGTTCCCGAGCACGGTGCTGCGGCCGGGCCAGGAGTACGTGTCGACGACGGTGTACGGCTTCTCGGCGCGCTGA
- a CDS encoding SGNH/GDSL hydrolase family protein, producing the protein MPDRSVRHRSRTALAALAAVSCLGTAVLTGCDSGSDGTTKGAAAGEGRRPAAAVPVWDRSPRSVAAVGDSITRGFDACSVLADCPEASWSTGTDSAVRSLAVRLLGASGAAARSWNHAETGARIAQLPEQMALAAKEDPELVTVMIGANDACRDSVRVMTPVADFRASFEASMRQLRSAAPKAQVYVSSVPDLKRLWSTGRGSQLGKQIWKLGICKSMLGDADDMSASAVARRAAVQERVVAYNEVLREVCAKDRRCRYDGGAVFDYRFTGKQLSQWDWFHPGRNGQARLAEIAYRNVTAARPPA; encoded by the coding sequence ATGCCGGATCGCTCCGTACGGCACCGCTCGCGCACCGCACTGGCCGCGCTGGCCGCGGTGTCATGTCTGGGCACGGCCGTGCTGACGGGCTGTGACTCCGGGTCCGACGGGACGACGAAGGGCGCGGCGGCCGGAGAGGGCCGGCGGCCCGCGGCGGCGGTGCCGGTCTGGGACCGCAGTCCGCGGTCCGTCGCCGCGGTCGGGGACTCCATCACCCGTGGCTTCGACGCCTGTTCGGTGCTGGCCGACTGTCCCGAGGCCTCCTGGTCGACCGGTACGGACAGCGCGGTGCGCAGTCTCGCGGTGCGGCTGCTCGGCGCCTCGGGCGCGGCGGCCCGCAGCTGGAACCACGCCGAGACGGGGGCCAGGATCGCCCAGTTGCCGGAGCAGATGGCGCTGGCCGCGAAGGAGGACCCGGAGCTGGTGACGGTGATGATCGGCGCCAATGACGCGTGCCGGGACTCGGTGCGGGTGATGACGCCGGTGGCGGACTTCCGTGCGTCGTTCGAGGCGTCGATGCGTCAGCTGCGGAGCGCGGCGCCGAAGGCCCAGGTGTACGTGTCGAGCGTGCCGGACCTGAAGCGGCTCTGGTCGACGGGCCGGGGCAGTCAGCTGGGCAAGCAGATCTGGAAGCTGGGCATCTGCAAGTCGATGCTGGGCGACGCGGACGACATGAGCGCGTCGGCGGTGGCCCGGCGCGCGGCGGTGCAGGAGCGCGTCGTCGCGTACAACGAGGTGCTGCGCGAGGTGTGCGCGAAGGACCGGCGCTGCCGTTACGACGGCGGGGCGGTGTTCGACTACCGCTTCACCGGCAAGCAGCTCAGCCAGTGGGACTGGTTCCACCCGGGGCGGAACGGGCAGGCCAGGCTGGCCGAGATCGCCTACCGCAACGTCACGGCGGCACGGCCTCCCGCGTAG
- a CDS encoding DUF3145 domain-containing protein, giving the protein MTTRGVLYVHSAPRALCPHVEWAVAGVLGVRVQLDWIRQPAAPGTWRSEFSWQAGPGTASQLASALRGWDLLRFEVTAEPSPTAEGERYSSTPGLGIFHAVTGMHGDILVPEDRLRAALARSLRGESDLEAEVAKLLGKPWDDELESFRHAGEGAPVRWLHQVV; this is encoded by the coding sequence GTGACGACACGTGGAGTTCTGTACGTTCACTCCGCACCGCGCGCGCTCTGCCCACACGTCGAATGGGCGGTGGCGGGTGTTCTCGGCGTGCGGGTCCAGCTCGACTGGATCAGACAGCCGGCCGCGCCCGGCACCTGGCGGTCCGAATTCTCCTGGCAGGCCGGCCCCGGCACGGCCTCGCAGCTCGCCTCCGCGCTGCGCGGCTGGGACCTGCTGCGCTTCGAGGTGACGGCGGAGCCGTCGCCGACCGCGGAGGGCGAGCGCTACAGCTCCACGCCCGGGCTCGGCATCTTCCACGCCGTCACCGGCATGCACGGCGACATCCTGGTCCCCGAGGACCGTCTGCGGGCCGCGCTGGCGCGGTCGCTGCGGGGGGAGAGCGACCTGGAGGCGGAGGTCGCGAAACTCCTGGGCAAGCCCTGGGACGACGAACTGGAGTCCTTCCGCCACGCGGGCGAGGGTGCGCCTGTGCGGTGGCTCCACCAGGTGGTGTGA
- the fabF gene encoding beta-ketoacyl-ACP synthase II gives MSSTNRTVVVTGIGATTPLGGDSASTWEGLMAGRSGVKPLEGERFAELPVRIAALAAVDPSEVLPRPLARKLDRSAQFALIAAREAWADAGFTGKAGEDENVRPERLGSVIASGIGGVITLLDQYDVLKEKGVRRVSPHTVPMLMPNGPAANVGIEVNAQAGVHTPVSACASGAEAIGYAVEMIRTGRADVVLAGGTEAAIHPLPIAAFANMMAMSKSNDEPEKASRPYDTGRDGFVLGEGAGVVVLESAEHAAARGARVYCEVLGQGLSADAHHIAQPEPTGRGIAAAMQNLLDQTDLKPSEVVHLNAHATSTPQGDLAELKALSKVLGDDLNHVAISATKSMTGHLLGGAGGIETVATVLALHHRMAPPTINIEHLDEAVEADIVRDAPRPLPEGPIAAINNSFGFGGHNVVLAFRTV, from the coding sequence GTGAGCTCGACCAATCGCACCGTGGTCGTCACCGGTATCGGCGCAACCACTCCGCTGGGTGGCGATTCCGCATCGACCTGGGAAGGTCTGATGGCCGGCCGGTCCGGCGTCAAGCCCCTTGAGGGCGAACGTTTCGCCGAACTGCCCGTACGGATCGCGGCCCTCGCGGCCGTCGACCCGTCCGAGGTCCTGCCCCGTCCGCTCGCCCGCAAGCTGGACCGCTCGGCGCAGTTCGCGCTGATCGCGGCCCGGGAGGCGTGGGCGGACGCGGGCTTCACCGGCAAGGCCGGTGAGGACGAGAACGTCCGGCCCGAGCGGCTGGGATCGGTCATCGCCTCCGGCATCGGCGGCGTGATCACCCTGCTCGACCAGTACGACGTGCTGAAGGAGAAGGGCGTACGCCGCGTCTCCCCGCACACCGTGCCCATGCTCATGCCGAACGGCCCGGCCGCCAACGTGGGCATCGAGGTGAACGCCCAGGCGGGCGTCCACACCCCGGTCTCCGCCTGTGCGTCTGGTGCCGAGGCCATCGGCTACGCCGTCGAGATGATCCGCACCGGCCGCGCCGATGTGGTCCTCGCCGGTGGCACCGAGGCGGCGATCCACCCGCTGCCGATCGCCGCGTTCGCCAACATGATGGCGATGTCCAAGAGCAACGACGAGCCCGAGAAGGCCTCGCGTCCGTACGACACGGGCCGTGACGGCTTCGTCCTCGGCGAGGGTGCCGGAGTCGTCGTGCTGGAGTCCGCGGAGCACGCCGCCGCGCGTGGTGCCCGGGTCTACTGCGAGGTGCTGGGCCAGGGGCTGTCCGCGGACGCCCACCACATCGCCCAGCCCGAGCCGACCGGGCGCGGTATCGCCGCGGCGATGCAGAACCTGCTGGACCAGACGGACCTCAAGCCGTCCGAGGTCGTGCACCTGAACGCGCACGCGACGTCCACGCCGCAGGGTGACCTCGCGGAGCTGAAGGCCCTGAGCAAGGTCCTGGGCGACGACCTGAACCATGTCGCGATCTCGGCGACGAAGTCGATGACGGGTCATCTGCTCGGTGGCGCGGGCGGTATCGAGACCGTGGCGACGGTGCTCGCGCTGCACCACCGGATGGCTCCGCCGACCATCAACATCGAGCACCTCGACGAGGCGGTCGAGGCGGACATCGTGCGCGATGCGCCGCGTCCGCTGCCGGAGGGGCCGATCGCGGCGATCAACAACTCGTTCGGGTTCGGCGGGCACAACGTGGTCCTGGCGTTCCGCACGGTGTGA
- a CDS encoding acyl carrier protein: protein MAATQKEILDGLAEIVNEIAGIPAEDVQLDKSFTDDLDVDSLSMVEVVVAAEERFDVKIPDEDVKNLKTVGDATDYILKHQG, encoded by the coding sequence ATGGCCGCCACGCAGAAGGAGATCCTCGACGGTCTCGCCGAGATCGTCAACGAGATCGCCGGTATCCCGGCGGAGGACGTCCAGCTGGACAAGTCCTTCACCGACGACCTGGACGTCGACTCGCTGTCCATGGTCGAGGTCGTCGTCGCCGCCGAGGAGCGCTTCGACGTCAAGATCCCCGACGAGGACGTCAAGAACCTCAAGACGGTCGGCGACGCCACCGACTACATCCTCAAGCACCAGGGCTGA
- a CDS encoding ketoacyl-ACP synthase III, whose amino-acid sequence MSKIKPSQGAPYARIMGVGGYRPTRVVPNEVILETIDSSDEWIRSRSGIATRHWASEQETVAAMSVEASGKAIADAGITPEQIGAVVVSTVSHFKQTPAIATEIAHRIGAGKPAAFDISAGCAGFGYGLTLAKGMIVEGSAEYVLVIGVERLSDLTDLSDRATAFLFGDGAGAVVVGPSQVPAIGPTVWGSEGDKSDTIKQTVAWDTFHADRPEKFPAITQEGQAVFRWAVFEMAKVAQQALDVAGIAPEDLDVFIPHQANMRIIDSMVKTLKLPEHVTVARDVETTGNTSAASIPLAMERLLATGQAKSGDTALVIGFGAGLVYAATVVTLP is encoded by the coding sequence ATGTCGAAGATCAAGCCCAGCCAGGGCGCCCCGTACGCACGGATCATGGGTGTCGGCGGCTACCGTCCGACCCGTGTCGTGCCCAACGAGGTGATCCTCGAGACGATCGACTCGTCCGACGAGTGGATCCGCTCCCGGTCCGGCATCGCCACCCGCCACTGGGCCTCCGAGCAGGAGACCGTGGCCGCGATGTCCGTCGAGGCGTCCGGCAAGGCCATCGCCGACGCCGGGATCACGCCGGAGCAGATCGGCGCGGTGGTCGTCTCCACCGTGTCGCACTTCAAGCAGACCCCGGCCATCGCCACCGAGATCGCGCACAGGATCGGTGCCGGCAAGCCCGCCGCCTTCGACATCTCGGCCGGCTGCGCGGGCTTCGGCTACGGTCTGACGCTCGCCAAGGGCATGATCGTCGAGGGCTCGGCGGAGTACGTGCTCGTCATCGGCGTGGAGCGGCTGAGCGACCTCACCGACCTGAGCGACCGCGCGACGGCGTTCCTGTTCGGTGACGGCGCCGGTGCCGTCGTCGTCGGCCCGTCCCAGGTGCCGGCCATAGGCCCGACGGTCTGGGGCTCCGAGGGCGACAAGTCCGACACGATCAAGCAGACCGTGGCGTGGGACACCTTCCACGCCGACCGTCCGGAGAAGTTCCCGGCCATCACGCAGGAGGGCCAGGCGGTCTTCCGCTGGGCCGTCTTCGAGATGGCGAAGGTCGCCCAGCAGGCGCTGGACGTGGCCGGGATCGCCCCGGAAGACCTGGACGTCTTCATCCCGCACCAGGCCAACATGCGGATCATCGACTCGATGGTGAAGACCCTGAAGCTGCCGGAGCACGTCACGGTCGCCCGTGACGTGGAGACCACCGGCAACACCTCCGCCGCCTCGATTCCGCTCGCAATGGAGCGGCTTCTGGCGACCGGTCAGGCGAAGAGCGGCGACACCGCGCTCGTCATCGGCTTCGGGGCGGGTCTCGTCTACGCCGCGACGGTCGTTACCCTCCCCTAG
- a CDS encoding ACP S-malonyltransferase has product MLVLVAPGQGAQTPGFLTPWLDLPGATDRIAAWSDAIGLDLAHYGTKADAEEIRDTAVAQPLLVAAGLLSAAALNASPGVVAGHSVGEITAAALAGVIGDEAALRFVRTRGLGMAEAAAVTETGMAALLGGDPEVTVAHLEKLGLTPANVNGAGQIVAAGTAGQIAALTEDKPEGVRRVVPLKVAGAFHTHHMAPAVERLREAATALEVSDPAVTYVSNADGKTVATGAEVISRLVGQVANPVRWDLCMETFKELGVTAIVEACPGGTLTGLAKRALPGVETLALKTPDDLDAARALIAEHAGA; this is encoded by the coding sequence GTGCTCGTACTCGTCGCTCCCGGCCAAGGCGCTCAGACGCCCGGCTTCCTGACTCCCTGGCTCGACCTCCCCGGTGCCACCGACCGCATCGCGGCCTGGTCCGACGCCATCGGGCTCGACCTTGCCCACTACGGCACCAAGGCCGACGCGGAGGAGATCCGTGACACCGCGGTGGCTCAGCCGCTGCTGGTCGCCGCCGGTCTGCTCTCCGCCGCCGCACTGAACGCGTCGCCGGGTGTCGTCGCAGGTCACAGCGTGGGTGAAATCACCGCGGCCGCTCTCGCCGGAGTCATCGGCGACGAGGCGGCGCTGCGTTTCGTGCGGACCCGCGGGCTCGGCATGGCCGAGGCCGCCGCGGTCACCGAGACCGGCATGGCGGCGCTGCTCGGCGGTGACCCCGAGGTCACCGTCGCGCACCTGGAGAAGCTCGGCCTGACCCCCGCGAACGTCAACGGCGCCGGCCAGATCGTCGCCGCCGGGACGGCCGGACAGATCGCCGCGCTCACCGAGGACAAGCCCGAGGGCGTGCGCCGGGTGGTCCCGCTCAAGGTCGCCGGCGCGTTCCACACGCACCACATGGCTCCCGCGGTCGAGCGGCTCCGCGAGGCCGCCACCGCCCTGGAGGTCTCCGACCCGGCCGTGACATATGTCTCCAACGCCGACGGGAAGACGGTAGCCACCGGCGCGGAGGTCATCTCCCGGCTGGTCGGCCAGGTCGCCAACCCGGTCCGCTGGGACCTGTGCATGGAGACGTTCAAGGAGCTCGGCGTGACGGCGATCGTCGAGGCCTGCCCCGGCGGCACGCTCACCGGTCTCGCCAAGCGCGCCCTGCCCGGCGTGGAGACGCTCGCGCTCAAGACCCCCGACGACCTCGACGCGGCCCGCGCGCTCATCGCTGAGCACGCGGGCGCCTAA
- a CDS encoding helix-turn-helix domain-containing protein: MPRPDPEQPAANDAHLHAATLKRLEQSSGRLAANAIARMDESLPWYRAMPPENRSWIGLVAQAGIAAFTEWFRHPETPQAISTDVFGTAPRELTRAITLRQTVEMVRTTIEVMEAAIDEVAAPGDESVLREALLVYAREIAFATAQVYAQAAEARGAWDARLESLVVNAVLSGEADEGAVSRAAALGWNSPEHVCVLLGTAPDGDSELTVEAIRRAARHAKLQVLTGVLGNRLVVIAGGSDNPLQVAKALIGPYAAGPVVAGPVVPDLLAATRSAQAAAAGLKACGAWQDAPRPVLADDLLPERAMAGDPAARDQLVEEIYRPLEEAGSALLETLSVYLEQASSLEGAARMLFVHPNTVRYRLRRVTDVTGWSPSDVRSAFTLRIALILGRLADRDLQS, from the coding sequence GTGCCCCGACCCGATCCTGAGCAGCCCGCTGCGAACGACGCCCATCTCCATGCCGCGACCCTGAAGCGTCTGGAGCAGTCCTCCGGCCGGCTGGCCGCGAACGCGATCGCCCGCATGGACGAGTCGCTGCCCTGGTACCGGGCGATGCCACCGGAGAACCGGTCCTGGATCGGCCTGGTGGCCCAGGCCGGCATCGCCGCGTTCACCGAGTGGTTCCGGCACCCGGAGACCCCGCAGGCGATCTCGACGGATGTGTTCGGTACGGCCCCGCGCGAGCTGACCCGGGCGATCACGCTGCGGCAGACCGTCGAGATGGTGCGGACGACGATCGAGGTCATGGAGGCCGCGATCGACGAGGTCGCAGCCCCCGGTGACGAGTCGGTGCTGCGCGAGGCGCTGCTGGTCTACGCGCGGGAGATCGCCTTCGCGACCGCGCAGGTGTACGCCCAGGCCGCCGAGGCCCGCGGGGCCTGGGACGCCCGGCTCGAATCGCTCGTGGTCAACGCGGTGCTGTCCGGCGAGGCCGACGAGGGCGCGGTGTCCCGGGCCGCCGCGCTCGGCTGGAACTCGCCCGAGCACGTGTGCGTGCTCCTCGGTACGGCCCCCGACGGGGACAGCGAACTGACCGTGGAGGCGATCCGCCGGGCCGCCCGGCACGCCAAGCTCCAGGTCCTGACCGGGGTGCTCGGCAACCGCCTGGTCGTCATCGCGGGCGGCAGCGACAACCCGCTCCAGGTCGCGAAGGCCCTGATCGGCCCGTACGCGGCGGGTCCGGTCGTCGCCGGGCCCGTGGTGCCCGACCTGCTGGCGGCCACCCGGTCCGCGCAGGCGGCCGCCGCCGGGCTCAAGGCGTGCGGTGCCTGGCAGGACGCCCCGCGCCCGGTTCTCGCGGACGATCTGCTGCCGGAACGCGCGATGGCGGGCGACCCGGCGGCACGGGATCAGTTGGTGGAGGAGATCTACAGACCGCTCGAAGAAGCGGGCTCGGCTCTCCTGGAGACCCTGAGCGTCTATCTGGAACAGGCGAGCAGCCTCGAAGGCGCGGCCCGGATGCTGTTCGTCCACCCCAATACCGTGCGCTACCGGCTCCGACGTGTGACTGACGTCACCGGCTGGTCGCCTTCCGACGTCCGCTCGGCGTTCACTCTGCGGATCGCCCTGATCCTGGGGCGTCTGGCCGACAGGGATCTGCAGTCCTAG
- a CDS encoding pirin family protein: MISVRRSGDRFRGGDGAAGIESRHSFSFGSFYDPDNLRFGPILACNEERLAPGTGFEEHPHSHTEIVTWVVEGELTHRDSAGHATVVRPGDVQHLSAASGVRHVERNDGESPLTFLQMWLAPLEPGGDPSYTTVPGIADSTPYALPDAGSMLHVRRLAEGERTAVPDAPKVYVHVVRGGVALGGEELAAGDAARITAEEGLELVAAGPAEVLMWELPD, encoded by the coding sequence GTGATTTCCGTACGCCGCTCGGGCGACCGTTTCAGGGGCGGGGACGGGGCGGCCGGCATCGAGTCCCGGCACTCCTTCTCCTTCGGTTCCTTCTACGACCCCGACAACCTCCGCTTCGGCCCGATCCTGGCCTGCAACGAGGAGCGCCTCGCCCCCGGCACGGGCTTCGAGGAGCACCCGCACAGCCACACGGAGATCGTGACCTGGGTGGTGGAGGGCGAGCTGACCCACCGCGACTCGGCCGGTCACGCCACGGTCGTACGCCCCGGCGACGTCCAGCACCTCAGTGCGGCCTCCGGCGTCCGCCACGTCGAACGCAACGACGGGGAGAGCCCGTTGACGTTCCTCCAGATGTGGCTGGCACCCCTGGAGCCGGGCGGCGACCCCTCGTACACGACCGTCCCCGGCATCGCCGACTCCACCCCGTACGCCCTGCCGGACGCCGGATCGATGCTCCATGTGCGCCGGCTGGCCGAGGGGGAGCGCACGGCGGTGCCGGACGCGCCGAAGGTGTACGTGCACGTGGTGCGGGGCGGGGTCGCGCTCGGCGGCGAGGAACTGGCGGCGGGGGACGCGGCGCGGATCACCGCGGAGGAGGGCCTCGAACTGGTCGCGGCCGGGCCCGCCGAGGTGCTGATGTGGGAACTGCCGGACTGA
- a CDS encoding GNAT family N-acetyltransferase — MTDIVRATASDVPALAAVLASAYAEDPVWSWLMPHDRDRRLRLLFTAHLAQQVPAGRVWTDPDRTVAAVWAEPGQWKLPVSYLLRNAGTLLRAGRTQLPRTGKRLLALEHRHPATPAHWYVEYIGTHADARGTGRGSRVLSRLLEQADADGRRPVFLESSNRRNLTFYERHGFVVHEEMTFRAGPPMWSMWRRDSDR; from the coding sequence ATGACCGACATCGTCCGCGCCACCGCCTCCGACGTCCCGGCGCTCGCCGCCGTACTCGCCAGCGCCTACGCCGAGGACCCCGTCTGGTCCTGGCTGATGCCGCACGACCGGGACCGGCGACTGCGGCTCCTGTTCACGGCGCACCTCGCCCAGCAGGTGCCCGCGGGGCGGGTGTGGACCGACCCGGACCGCACGGTCGCGGCGGTGTGGGCGGAGCCCGGTCAGTGGAAGCTGCCGGTGAGCTACCTGCTGCGCAACGCCGGCACCCTGCTACGCGCGGGCCGGACCCAACTGCCCCGGACCGGCAAGCGGTTGCTCGCGCTGGAGCATCGTCATCCGGCCACGCCCGCGCACTGGTACGTGGAGTACATCGGCACCCACGCCGACGCACGCGGCACGGGGCGTGGTTCGCGGGTGCTGAGCCGGCTGCTGGAGCAGGCGGACGCGGACGGGCGGCGGCCGGTGTTCCTGGAGTCCAGCAACCGCCGCAATCTGACGTTCTACGAGCGGCACGGATTCGTCGTGCACGAGGAGATGACCTTCCGGGCCGGGCCGCCGATGTGGTCGATGTGGCGCCGGGACAGCGATCGGTAG
- a CDS encoding DUF756 domain-containing protein, whose translation MTLHTTEPSSPDTENGVAGENTSEFRITRRRMLQTAAVSLGALAAGPVAEAVGGAQASAAEYHLPKGFKGDISDLKHVVILMQENRSFDHYLGQLPGARGHHDKQVLRFQDGTDVFQQRDATGAIVTPAVSTATWSDKHNFYGANEGRWDTWVKDKGDHCMWYYTPDYMPWMYSLASQYTVCDMNFCSLHGPTIPNRYYLMTGSGGGEVTNAGQNNYSRSWTTVPEQLQQAGIDWRVYSDNSGNGVAGSLQNGYVGEYGCNVTNSFKAFDPRTADEADLAPGTGRIWKANSFVYEGATTPNDDSEANLDAVLRDLIAACEPGAEHPLPEVSWVVMPAAWSEHPGFDTVHGERYMNKVLKTLQSNEDIWNHTLVIITYDENDGKFDHVLPPRPEAGTPGEFSGTTPYGFGPRVPMLLVSPWTRGGYVASEVFDHTSTIKFLETWATHLGKPFTCPNITEWRRSIAGDLTSAIDFAHPRPGRVVIADPVTGTPPKPPRDRLEPRGLSFHPHATLTEDRSAGTVTASMTLTGGPADKAVSLQVFPDQYLAFANTPYTVSTATPRSYTWNTDETDGKYAFSVYGPDGFLRSFAGQVTPASVSTKHIGIPRVAAELLKDRHATVRLRLHNDGRRPVRYTLKANDYAGGTRKYTVPGGASTVVHWPTEHGYYDVVLTADTGAGWTQRYAGRVATA comes from the coding sequence ATGACTCTCCACACGACCGAGCCCTCGTCCCCCGACACCGAGAACGGCGTCGCGGGCGAGAACACCAGCGAGTTCCGCATCACCCGGCGCCGGATGCTCCAGACCGCCGCCGTCTCCCTCGGCGCCCTGGCGGCCGGCCCGGTCGCCGAAGCGGTCGGCGGGGCGCAGGCGAGTGCGGCCGAATACCACCTGCCCAAGGGCTTCAAGGGTGACATATCGGACCTGAAGCACGTGGTGATCCTGATGCAGGAGAACCGTTCCTTCGACCACTACCTCGGTCAGCTGCCCGGTGCGCGCGGACACCACGACAAGCAGGTCCTGAGATTCCAGGACGGCACCGACGTCTTCCAGCAGCGCGACGCCACCGGCGCCATCGTGACGCCCGCCGTTTCGACGGCCACCTGGAGCGACAAGCACAACTTCTACGGTGCCAACGAGGGGCGTTGGGACACCTGGGTGAAGGACAAGGGCGACCACTGCATGTGGTACTACACGCCCGACTACATGCCGTGGATGTACTCGCTCGCCTCCCAGTACACCGTCTGCGACATGAACTTCTGCTCACTGCACGGGCCGACCATCCCGAACCGCTACTACCTGATGACCGGTTCGGGCGGCGGCGAGGTCACCAACGCCGGCCAGAACAACTACTCCCGCAGCTGGACCACGGTCCCCGAGCAGCTCCAGCAGGCCGGCATCGACTGGCGGGTCTACTCCGACAACAGCGGCAACGGCGTCGCCGGCAGCCTCCAGAACGGTTACGTCGGCGAGTACGGCTGCAACGTCACCAACAGTTTCAAGGCCTTCGACCCCCGCACGGCGGACGAGGCCGACCTCGCGCCGGGCACCGGCAGGATCTGGAAGGCCAACTCCTTCGTCTACGAGGGCGCCACCACGCCCAACGACGACTCCGAGGCGAACCTCGACGCGGTGCTCCGCGACCTGATCGCGGCCTGCGAGCCGGGCGCCGAGCACCCGCTCCCCGAGGTCTCCTGGGTGGTGATGCCCGCCGCGTGGAGCGAGCACCCGGGCTTCGACACGGTGCACGGCGAGCGCTACATGAACAAGGTCCTCAAGACGCTCCAGAGCAACGAGGACATCTGGAACCACACCCTGGTGATCATCACCTACGACGAGAACGACGGAAAGTTCGACCACGTCCTGCCCCCGCGCCCCGAGGCGGGCACCCCCGGCGAGTTCTCCGGCACCACCCCGTACGGCTTCGGCCCCCGGGTCCCGATGCTGCTGGTCTCACCGTGGACCCGGGGCGGCTACGTCGCATCGGAGGTGTTCGACCACACCTCGACGATCAAGTTCCTGGAGACCTGGGCCACGCACCTGGGCAAGCCGTTCACCTGCCCGAACATCACCGAGTGGCGCCGCTCCATCGCCGGCGACCTGACCAGCGCGATCGACTTCGCACACCCGCGCCCGGGCCGGGTCGTCATCGCCGACCCGGTCACCGGCACCCCGCCGAAGCCGCCGCGCGACCGCCTGGAGCCGCGCGGCCTCTCCTTCCACCCGCACGCCACGCTCACAGAGGACCGCTCCGCCGGCACGGTGACCGCGTCCATGACGCTGACCGGCGGCCCGGCGGACAAGGCGGTGAGCCTCCAGGTCTTCCCCGACCAGTACCTCGCCTTCGCCAACACCCCGTACACGGTGAGCACGGCGACCCCTCGCTCGTACACCTGGAACACGGACGAGACCGACGGCAAGTACGCCTTCTCGGTCTACGGCCCCGACGGCTTCCTGCGCTCCTTCGCCGGCCAGGTGACTCCCGCGAGCGTGAGCACGAAGCACATCGGCATTCCGCGCGTGGCCGCGGAACTGCTGAAGGACAGGCACGCCACGGTCAGGCTGCGCCTGCACAACGACGGCCGCCGTCCTGTCCGTTACACCCTCAAGGCCAACGACTACGCCGGCGGCACCCGGAAGTACACCGTCCCCGGCGGCGCCTCCACGGTCGTGCACTGGCCGACCGAACACGGCTACTACGACGTGGTGCTCACCGCCGACACCGGGGCGGGATGGACCCAGCGGTACGCGGGGCGGGTGGCCACGGCCTGA